A single window of Hirundo rustica isolate bHirRus1 chromosome 16, bHirRus1.pri.v3, whole genome shotgun sequence DNA harbors:
- the STX16 gene encoding syntaxin-16 isoform X2 produces the protein MATRRLTDAFLLLRNNAVQSRQLLAEQLADDRMALVSGISLDPEAAIGVTKRLPPKWVDGADEIQYDIARVKQKMKELASLHDKHLNRPTLDDSSEEERAIEITTQEITQLFHRCQRAVQVLQSRSRTCTEQEARVLRNVVSSLAQSLQDLSTNFRHAQSDYLKRMKNREERSKHFFDTSVPLMDDGEDDTLYDRGFTDDQLALVEQNTLMVEEREREIRQIVQSISDLNEIFRDLGAMIVEQGTVLDRIDYNIEQSCMKTEEGLKQLHKAEQYQKKNRKMLVILILFVIVIVLIVVLIGVKSH, from the exons aTGGCCACCCGGCGTCTCACGGACGCGTTCTTGTTGTTGCGGAACAACGCGGTGCAGAGCCGGCAGCTGCTGGCCGAGCAA ctggctGATGATCGCATGGCCCTGGTGTCGGGTATCAGCCTGGATCCCGAGGCTGCCATCGGAGTGACGAAGCGTTTGCCTCCCAAGTGGGTCGATGGGGCAGACGAG ATTCAGTATGATATTGCCAGGGTTaaacagaagatgaaagaaTTAGCCAGTCTTCATGATAAACATCTAAACAGACCCACACTGGATGACAGCAGTGAAGAGGAACGGGCAATAGAAATAACAACCCAGGAGATCACACAG TTATTCCACAGATGTCAGAGAGCAGTCCAGGTGTTGCAGAGCAGGTCCCGTACTTGTACAGAACAAGAAGCACGTGTTCTCAGGAATGTAGTGTCTTCCTTAGCACAGTCCCTTCAGGACCTCTCCACCAACTTTAGGCATGCACAGTCTGACTATCTCAAAC GTATGAAGAATAGAGAAGAAAGGTCCAAACACTTCTTTGACACCTCAGTCCCACTGATGGATGATGGGGAGGATGATACACTTTATGACAGA GGTTTTACAGATGACCAGCTGGCGTTGGTGGAGCAAAACACACTGATGGTGGAAGAGAGGGAACGAGAAATCCGTCAGATTGTGCAATCAATCTCTGATCTCAACGAAATATTTAGGGACCTGGGAGCAATGATAGTAGAACAG GGAACAGTTCTAGATAGAATTGACTATAATATTGAACAGTCATGTATGAAAACTGAAGAGGGTCTAAAACAACTGCATAAG GCAGAGCAATATCAAAAGAAGAATCGGAAGATGCTcgttattttaattttgtttgttatagTAATTGTCCTTATTGTTGTTCTTATTGGTGTAAAGTCACACTAG
- the STX16 gene encoding syntaxin-16 isoform X3 translates to MALVSGISLDPEAAIGVTKRLPPKWVDGADEIQYDIARVKQKMKELASLHDKHLNRPTLDDSSEEERAIEITTQEITQLFHRCQRAVQVLQSRSRTCTEQEARVLRNVVSSLAQSLQDLSTNFRHAQSDYLKRMKNREERSKHFFDTSVPLMDDGEDDTLYDRGFTDDQLALVEQNTLMVEEREREIRQIVQSISDLNEIFRDLGAMIVEQGTVLDRIDYNIEQSCMKTEEGLKQLHKAEQYQKKNRKMLVILILFVIVIVLIVVLIGVKSH, encoded by the exons ATGGCCCTGGTGTCGGGTATCAGCCTGGATCCCGAGGCTGCCATCGGAGTGACGAAGCGTTTGCCTCCCAAGTGGGTCGATGGGGCAGACGAG ATTCAGTATGATATTGCCAGGGTTaaacagaagatgaaagaaTTAGCCAGTCTTCATGATAAACATCTAAACAGACCCACACTGGATGACAGCAGTGAAGAGGAACGGGCAATAGAAATAACAACCCAGGAGATCACACAG TTATTCCACAGATGTCAGAGAGCAGTCCAGGTGTTGCAGAGCAGGTCCCGTACTTGTACAGAACAAGAAGCACGTGTTCTCAGGAATGTAGTGTCTTCCTTAGCACAGTCCCTTCAGGACCTCTCCACCAACTTTAGGCATGCACAGTCTGACTATCTCAAAC GTATGAAGAATAGAGAAGAAAGGTCCAAACACTTCTTTGACACCTCAGTCCCACTGATGGATGATGGGGAGGATGATACACTTTATGACAGA GGTTTTACAGATGACCAGCTGGCGTTGGTGGAGCAAAACACACTGATGGTGGAAGAGAGGGAACGAGAAATCCGTCAGATTGTGCAATCAATCTCTGATCTCAACGAAATATTTAGGGACCTGGGAGCAATGATAGTAGAACAG GGAACAGTTCTAGATAGAATTGACTATAATATTGAACAGTCATGTATGAAAACTGAAGAGGGTCTAAAACAACTGCATAAG GCAGAGCAATATCAAAAGAAGAATCGGAAGATGCTcgttattttaattttgtttgttatagTAATTGTCCTTATTGTTGTTCTTATTGGTGTAAAGTCACACTAG
- the STX16 gene encoding syntaxin-16 isoform X1 — MATRRLTDAFLLLRNNAVQSRQLLAEQVSSFGSSSPLNSRSMAAALADDRMALVSGISLDPEAAIGVTKRLPPKWVDGADEIQYDIARVKQKMKELASLHDKHLNRPTLDDSSEEERAIEITTQEITQLFHRCQRAVQVLQSRSRTCTEQEARVLRNVVSSLAQSLQDLSTNFRHAQSDYLKRMKNREERSKHFFDTSVPLMDDGEDDTLYDRGFTDDQLALVEQNTLMVEEREREIRQIVQSISDLNEIFRDLGAMIVEQGTVLDRIDYNIEQSCMKTEEGLKQLHKAEQYQKKNRKMLVILILFVIVIVLIVVLIGVKSH, encoded by the exons aTGGCCACCCGGCGTCTCACGGACGCGTTCTTGTTGTTGCGGAACAACGCGGTGCAGAGCCGGCAGCTGCTGGCCGAGCAAGTGAGTAGTTTcggctcctccagccctctgaATTCACGTAGCATGGCTGCTGCG ctggctGATGATCGCATGGCCCTGGTGTCGGGTATCAGCCTGGATCCCGAGGCTGCCATCGGAGTGACGAAGCGTTTGCCTCCCAAGTGGGTCGATGGGGCAGACGAG ATTCAGTATGATATTGCCAGGGTTaaacagaagatgaaagaaTTAGCCAGTCTTCATGATAAACATCTAAACAGACCCACACTGGATGACAGCAGTGAAGAGGAACGGGCAATAGAAATAACAACCCAGGAGATCACACAG TTATTCCACAGATGTCAGAGAGCAGTCCAGGTGTTGCAGAGCAGGTCCCGTACTTGTACAGAACAAGAAGCACGTGTTCTCAGGAATGTAGTGTCTTCCTTAGCACAGTCCCTTCAGGACCTCTCCACCAACTTTAGGCATGCACAGTCTGACTATCTCAAAC GTATGAAGAATAGAGAAGAAAGGTCCAAACACTTCTTTGACACCTCAGTCCCACTGATGGATGATGGGGAGGATGATACACTTTATGACAGA GGTTTTACAGATGACCAGCTGGCGTTGGTGGAGCAAAACACACTGATGGTGGAAGAGAGGGAACGAGAAATCCGTCAGATTGTGCAATCAATCTCTGATCTCAACGAAATATTTAGGGACCTGGGAGCAATGATAGTAGAACAG GGAACAGTTCTAGATAGAATTGACTATAATATTGAACAGTCATGTATGAAAACTGAAGAGGGTCTAAAACAACTGCATAAG GCAGAGCAATATCAAAAGAAGAATCGGAAGATGCTcgttattttaattttgtttgttatagTAATTGTCCTTATTGTTGTTCTTATTGGTGTAAAGTCACACTAG